A genomic region of Neisseria cinerea contains the following coding sequences:
- the secD gene encoding protein translocase subunit SecD has product MNRYPLWKYLLIAFTIVVAAVYSLPNLFGETPAVQVSTNRQAIVINDQTQSKVDAALKQAGIQTDGMFVVDNSLKVRFKDTETQLKARDIIENTLGEGYITALNLLADSPEWMAKIKANPMFLGLDLRGGVHFTMQVDMKAAMQKTFERYSGDIRRELRREKIRSGTVRQTENSLTVPLQDAGDVQKALPQLRKLFPEATLNSEGSNIVLTLSEEAVNKVRSDAVKQNITTLHNRVNELGVAEPIIQQSGLDRIVVQLPGVQDTAKAKDIIGRTATLEVRMVEDDPVKLREASEGNVPAGYELLSSGGDHPETLLISKQVELTGDNINDAQPSFDQMGAPAVSLSLDSAGGSIFGELTAANVGKRMAMVLIDQGKSEVVTAPVIRAAITGGRVEISGSMTTAEANDTSLLLRAGSLAAPMQIVEERTIGPSLGKENIEKGFHSTLWGFAAVAAFMVVYYRLMGFFSTIALSTNILFLVGILSAMQATLTLPGIAALALTLGMAIDSNVLINERIREELRAGVVPQQAINLGFQHAWATIVDSNLTSLIAGIALLVFGSGPVRGFAVVHCIGILTSMYSSVVVFRALVNLWYGRRRKLQNISIGSVWKPKAEMAEGKE; this is encoded by the coding sequence ATGAACCGTTATCCTTTATGGAAATACCTGCTGATTGCGTTCACGATTGTGGTTGCGGCTGTTTATTCGCTGCCCAACCTTTTTGGTGAAACGCCTGCGGTACAGGTATCGACCAACCGACAAGCTATTGTTATCAATGATCAAACTCAGTCTAAAGTAGATGCCGCACTGAAGCAGGCAGGTATTCAGACTGATGGGATGTTTGTCGTCGACAATTCGTTGAAAGTGCGTTTCAAAGACACTGAAACGCAATTGAAAGCACGCGACATCATCGAAAATACTTTGGGCGAAGGTTATATTACCGCACTCAACCTTTTGGCAGACAGTCCTGAGTGGATGGCGAAAATCAAAGCCAATCCGATGTTCTTGGGTCTGGACTTGCGCGGCGGCGTGCATTTCACCATGCAGGTGGACATGAAAGCCGCCATGCAGAAAACGTTCGAACGTTATTCCGGCGATATCCGCCGCGAATTGCGCCGCGAAAAAATCCGCAGCGGTACGGTACGCCAGACTGAAAACAGTCTGACCGTTCCTTTGCAGGATGCAGGTGATGTGCAAAAGGCACTGCCTCAGTTACGCAAGCTGTTTCCTGAGGCAACGTTAAATTCAGAAGGCAGCAATATTGTACTGACGCTTTCGGAAGAGGCGGTGAATAAAGTACGCTCAGATGCGGTGAAGCAAAACATCACTACACTGCATAACCGCGTAAACGAATTGGGTGTGGCAGAGCCGATTATCCAACAGTCAGGTTTGGACCGCATTGTCGTACAGCTCCCAGGCGTGCAGGATACTGCCAAGGCGAAAGACATTATCGGCCGTACTGCGACTTTGGAAGTGCGCATGGTGGAGGATGATCCTGTTAAGTTGCGCGAGGCTTCGGAAGGTAATGTTCCCGCAGGTTATGAGCTGCTTTCAAGCGGAGGGGATCATCCGGAGACCCTGTTGATCAGCAAGCAGGTTGAACTGACCGGCGACAACATCAACGATGCGCAACCTAGTTTTGACCAAATGGGTGCGCCTGCTGTCAGCCTGAGTTTGGACAGCGCAGGCGGCAGTATCTTTGGCGAACTGACTGCTGCGAATGTGGGTAAACGTATGGCGATGGTGTTGATCGACCAAGGTAAATCCGAAGTCGTGACCGCGCCTGTCATCCGCGCCGCCATTACCGGTGGCCGTGTAGAAATTTCCGGCAGCATGACAACTGCCGAAGCCAACGATACTTCATTGTTGCTGCGTGCCGGCTCGCTGGCTGCGCCGATGCAAATTGTCGAAGAACGCACCATCGGCCCGTCTTTAGGCAAAGAAAACATTGAAAAAGGTTTCCATTCTACCTTGTGGGGCTTTGCCGCCGTTGCCGCATTTATGGTGGTTTACTACCGCTTGATGGGTTTTTTCTCCACCATCGCTTTGAGTACCAATATCTTGTTCTTAGTGGGTATTTTGTCTGCCATGCAGGCAACGTTAACCCTGCCGGGTATTGCTGCGTTGGCATTAACATTGGGTATGGCGATTGACTCCAACGTATTGATTAACGAGCGTATCCGAGAGGAACTGCGTGCGGGTGTCGTACCGCAGCAAGCCATCAATCTCGGTTTCCAACACGCATGGGCGACCATTGTCGACTCCAACTTAACCTCTCTGATTGCCGGTATTGCTTTGTTGGTATTCGGTTCCGGTCCAGTACGCGGTTTTGCGGTTGTGCACTGTATCGGTATTCTGACTTCGATGTATTCATCCGTGGTCGTGTTCCGTGCTTTGGTCAATCTGTGGTACGGCCGCCGTCGCAAATTGCAAAATATTTCCATCGGTTCGGTATGGAAGCCGAAAGCCGAAATGGCAGAAGGCAAGGAGTAA
- the secF gene encoding protein translocase subunit SecF, whose protein sequence is MELFKIKRDIPFMSYGKLTTFISLVTFIAAVFFLVTKGLNFSVEFTGGTVMEVQYQQGVDVNKTRERLDTLKMGDVQVQALGTNKHIMIRLPNKEGVTSAQLSNQVMDLLKKDNPDVTLRQVEFIGPQVGEELVTNGLMALGFVVAGIIIYLSMRFEWRFAVSAIIANMHDIVIILGCFAFFQWEFSLTVLAGILAVLGYSVNESVVVFDRIRENFRKSHMRGHTVPEVIDNAITATMSRTIITHGSTEAMVVSMLVFGGAALHGFSMALTIGIVFGIYSSVLVASPLLLMFGLSRENIGKEPKKKEEIVV, encoded by the coding sequence ATGGAATTATTTAAAATCAAACGCGATATTCCGTTTATGAGTTATGGCAAACTGACGACTTTTATTTCGTTGGTTACGTTTATCGCTGCCGTGTTCTTTTTGGTGACCAAAGGCCTGAATTTCTCCGTCGAATTTACCGGCGGTACGGTGATGGAAGTTCAATATCAGCAGGGCGTTGATGTAAATAAAACGCGCGAACGCCTCGATACGCTGAAAATGGGTGATGTACAGGTTCAGGCATTGGGTACGAATAAACACATCATGATTCGCCTGCCGAATAAAGAAGGCGTAACGTCTGCCCAGCTGTCCAACCAAGTGATGGATTTGCTGAAAAAAGACAATCCTGACGTTACCTTACGCCAAGTCGAATTCATCGGCCCTCAGGTTGGTGAAGAACTGGTTACCAATGGTTTGATGGCCTTGGGCTTCGTGGTGGCAGGTATTATTATTTACTTGTCCATGCGTTTTGAGTGGCGTTTTGCAGTATCCGCGATTATTGCGAATATGCACGATATCGTGATTATTCTCGGCTGTTTCGCCTTCTTCCAATGGGAATTCTCATTGACTGTCTTGGCAGGTATCTTGGCAGTTTTGGGTTATTCCGTGAACGAATCTGTGGTTGTGTTTGACCGTATTCGTGAAAACTTCCGCAAGTCGCATATGCGCGGCCACACTGTGCCGGAAGTCATCGACAACGCGATTACTGCAACCATGAGTCGTACCATCATTACCCACGGTTCGACCGAGGCAATGGTTGTTTCTATGCTGGTGTTCGGCGGTGCAGCCTTGCACGGTTTCTCTATGGCGCTGACCATCGGTATCGTGTTCGGTATTTACTCTTCCGTATTGGTTGCCAGCCCGCTCTTGCTGATGTTTGGCTTGAGTCGTGAAAATATTGGTAAAGAACCGAAGAAGAAAGAAGAAATCGTGGTCTGA
- the rpsO gene encoding 30S ribosomal protein S15: protein MALTVEQKAQIVKDFQRKEGDTGSSEVQVALLTFRINDLTPHFKANPKDHHSRRGLLKMVSQRRRLLAYLRRTQPDTYRALITRLGLRK, encoded by the coding sequence ATGGCATTGACCGTAGAACAAAAAGCGCAAATCGTTAAAGATTTCCAACGTAAAGAAGGCGATACCGGTTCTTCCGAAGTACAAGTTGCCTTGCTGACTTTCCGTATCAATGATTTGACCCCGCATTTTAAAGCTAACCCTAAAGACCATCACAGCCGTCGTGGTCTGCTGAAAATGGTTAGCCAACGTCGCCGTTTGTTGGCATATTTGCGCCGTACCCAACCCGATACTTATCGTGCGTTGATTACCCGCTTGGGTCTGCGTAAATAA
- a CDS encoding ABC transporter ATP-binding protein, translating into MTATTASSAKPYLKIQGLVKKFGDNYAVDNIDLDIYQHEIFALLGSSGSGKSTLLRMLAGMESPNQGKIILDGQDITKLAPYERPINMMFQSYALFPHMTVEQNIAFGLKQDKMPKDEIAARVEEMLRLVQMTKYAKRKPHQLSGGQQQRIALARSLAKRPKILLLDEPLGALDKKLRQQTQLELVNTLEQVGVTCIMVTHDQEEAMTMATRIAIMSDGQLQQVGTPSDVYDYPNSRFTAEFIGETNIFDGVVIEDHADYAVIECEGLENHVRIDHGLGGPSEQDLWVSIRPEDIDLYKEKPDHLGNYNWAKGTVKEIAYLGSFAIYHIKLANGRVVKSQVPAPYWYVRNITPPTWDETVYISWPENQPTPLFR; encoded by the coding sequence ATGACCGCAACCACTGCGTCCTCAGCCAAACCTTATCTCAAAATCCAAGGCTTGGTAAAAAAGTTTGGTGACAATTACGCTGTCGATAACATCGACTTGGATATTTATCAACATGAAATCTTTGCCCTTTTGGGCAGCTCCGGCAGCGGTAAATCTACGCTGCTGCGTATGCTGGCGGGTATGGAAAGCCCCAATCAGGGCAAAATCATCCTTGACGGTCAGGATATTACCAAGCTTGCACCCTACGAACGTCCCATCAATATGATGTTTCAAAGCTATGCCCTGTTCCCGCACATGACCGTGGAGCAGAACATTGCCTTCGGATTGAAGCAGGACAAAATGCCTAAGGACGAAATCGCCGCGCGCGTGGAAGAAATGCTGCGTTTGGTTCAGATGACCAAGTATGCTAAGCGCAAGCCTCATCAATTGTCTGGTGGTCAGCAGCAGCGCATCGCTTTGGCGCGCAGTCTGGCAAAACGTCCGAAAATTCTGCTGCTGGACGAGCCCCTCGGCGCGTTGGACAAAAAATTGCGCCAGCAAACCCAGCTCGAATTGGTCAACACGCTGGAGCAAGTCGGCGTAACCTGCATCATGGTCACGCATGACCAAGAAGAAGCCATGACGATGGCAACCCGTATTGCCATTATGTCTGACGGTCAGTTGCAGCAGGTCGGTACACCCAGCGATGTGTATGACTATCCCAATAGCCGCTTTACTGCCGAGTTTATCGGCGAAACCAATATTTTTGACGGTGTCGTGATTGAAGATCATGCGGATTATGCCGTCATCGAATGCGAAGGTTTAGAAAACCACGTCCGTATCGATCATGGTTTGGGCGGCCCGAGCGAGCAGGACCTTTGGGTTAGCATCCGACCAGAGGATATTGATTTATATAAAGAAAAACCTGATCATTTGGGCAACTACAACTGGGCGAAAGGCACGGTAAAAGAAATTGCCTATTTGGGCAGCTTCGCCATATACCATATCAAACTCGCCAACGGCCGCGTCGTCAAAAGCCAAGTTCCTGCACCTTACTGGTATGTGCGCAACATTACACCGCCAACTTGGGACGAAACCGTGTATATCAGCTGGCCGGAAAACCAACCGACTCCGTTGTTCCGTTGA
- a CDS encoding ABC transporter permease subunit yields the protein MNLKKLKNKLFRRPGQRAVIAVPYIWLLVLFLIPFAIVLKISFAEQEIAIPPFTPLTSIDEDLGRLNIAISYQNYADIFQNFWNTLNPFGDSENSNIYLMTYWSSIKTALTTTVICLLVGYPTAYAISRANPSVRNGLLLAIMLPFWTSFLLRVYAWMGLLGHNGIINNLLIKMGIISEPLDLFYNAFSLNLVMVYAYLPFMILPLYTQLVKLDSRLLEAASDLGAGPVKSFLTITLPLSKTGIIAGSMLVFVPAVGEFVIPELVGGSENLMIGKVLWQAFFDQNNWPLASAVAVVMVALLVVPIALFQHYENRELEEGAK from the coding sequence ATGAACCTTAAAAAACTGAAAAACAAACTGTTCCGCCGCCCGGGGCAGCGCGCGGTCATAGCCGTGCCGTATATTTGGCTTTTGGTGCTGTTTCTGATTCCGTTCGCCATCGTGCTGAAAATCAGCTTTGCCGAACAAGAAATCGCCATTCCGCCGTTTACGCCGTTGACCAGCATTGATGAAGATTTAGGTCGTCTGAATATCGCCATCAGTTATCAAAACTATGCCGATATTTTCCAAAATTTCTGGAATACCCTGAATCCCTTCGGCGACAGCGAAAACAGCAATATTTATCTGATGACCTATTGGTCTTCAATAAAAACTGCACTGACTACGACGGTAATTTGTCTGTTGGTCGGTTATCCGACAGCATATGCGATTTCCCGTGCCAATCCTTCTGTCCGTAATGGTTTGCTGCTTGCCATCATGTTACCTTTCTGGACATCGTTCCTGCTGCGTGTCTATGCGTGGATGGGTTTGCTCGGGCATAACGGCATCATAAACAACTTATTGATTAAGATGGGTATTATCAGTGAGCCATTAGATTTGTTCTACAATGCGTTCTCATTGAACTTGGTGATGGTTTATGCCTATCTGCCGTTTATGATTCTGCCGCTTTACACGCAGCTGGTGAAACTGGACAGCCGCCTGCTCGAAGCAGCTTCCGATTTGGGTGCGGGACCGGTCAAGTCGTTCTTGACGATTACACTGCCTCTGTCTAAAACCGGCATTATTGCAGGATCCATGCTGGTTTTCGTTCCGGCAGTCGGTGAATTTGTGATTCCCGAGCTGGTCGGAGGTTCGGAAAACTTGATGATTGGTAAAGTCTTGTGGCAGGCATTCTTTGATCAAAACAACTGGCCGTTGGCTTCCGCCGTCGCCGTCGTGATGGTCGCACTGCTGGTCGTACCGATTGCGCTGTTCCAGCATTATGAAAACCGCGAATTGGAAGAAGGAGCCAAATAA
- a CDS encoding ABC transporter permease subunit, whose translation MQKSQLSWFLKLMLMLSLAFLYIPLVVLVVYSFNESKLVTVWGGFSTKWYGALLENDTILEAAWLSLRIAVVSSLAAVVLGTLAGYAMARIKRFRGSTLFAGMISAPMVMPDVITGLSMLLLIIQVQMFLQGSELLQSLYFDRGFFTIFLGHTTLCMAYITVVIRSRLVELDQSLEEAAMDLGARPLKIFFVITLPLIAPAIASGFLLGITLSLDDLVITSFLSGPGSSTLPQVIFSKIKLGLDPQMNVLATILIGIIGTLVIIVNYWMMRQATKRDREAAEAYRQEKLAAEKAN comes from the coding sequence ATGCAAAAATCCCAATTATCTTGGTTCCTGAAACTGATGCTGATGTTGTCGCTGGCGTTTCTGTATATCCCGCTGGTCGTTTTGGTTGTCTATTCGTTTAACGAATCCAAGCTCGTTACCGTTTGGGGCGGCTTTTCGACCAAGTGGTACGGCGCATTGCTGGAAAACGACACCATCTTGGAAGCTGCTTGGTTATCGCTGCGTATTGCCGTTGTGTCTTCGCTTGCCGCCGTCGTTTTGGGTACGTTGGCGGGCTATGCGATGGCGCGTATCAAACGTTTCCGCGGCAGTACCTTGTTCGCCGGTATGATTTCCGCACCTATGGTTATGCCTGACGTGATTACCGGTTTGTCCATGCTGCTCCTGATTATTCAGGTGCAGATGTTCCTGCAAGGTAGCGAATTGCTGCAATCGCTTTATTTTGATCGAGGCTTTTTCACTATTTTCTTAGGACATACCACGCTTTGCATGGCATACATTACCGTTGTTATCCGTTCGCGCCTGGTTGAGCTTGACCAATCGCTCGAAGAAGCTGCAATGGATTTGGGTGCGCGTCCGCTGAAAATCTTTTTTGTCATCACTTTGCCTTTGATTGCCCCTGCCATCGCTTCAGGCTTCCTGCTCGGCATTACCCTGTCTTTGGATGACTTGGTGATTACCTCTTTCCTGTCCGGCCCCGGTTCTTCTACATTGCCGCAGGTGATTTTCTCCAAAATCAAGCTGGGTCTTGATCCTCAGATGAATGTCTTGGCAACCATCCTGATCGGCATCATCGGAACATTGGTCATCATCGTCAATTATTGGATGATGAGGCAGGCAACCAAGCGCGACCGTGAGGCAGCGGAAGCCTACCGCCAAGAAAAATTGGCTGCCGAGAAAGCAAATTAA
- a CDS encoding NAD(P)/FAD-dependent oxidoreductase: MIRPDFQEYLPSYYFSSVNPHTVYPKLQCRLKTDTCIIGGGLSGLCTALPLAEQGHETVVLEAARIGFGASGRSGGQVISDYACGMEEIEKQVGLERAQWFWQQSLQAVELVDERVRKYAIDCDWQHGYATVAIRPQHWEELQQWHEHAQKYYGATHYQLWDNTELKQQLDSDMYQGAQFDPLSGHLHPLNYTLGVAAAAAEAGTQIFEHSPMIRIEPYQNGWLVYTPEGSVECKNVVYAVNTYAGLNPIFKPLERKAIAVSTFIIATEPLGERGQGLIRNNMAVCDNRHILDYYRLSADGRLLFGGKDHEFIDDPARMTQLVRQDMLKVFPQLADVRIEYSWGGECDITANLVPHFGRLAANVFYAQGYSGHGMAITGIAGLAVAEAILGDECRLKPFEQLRQPNIILQPFLRKLGSFLGSQYYQWKDSR, encoded by the coding sequence ATGATTCGTCCTGATTTTCAAGAATATCTGCCTTCTTATTATTTTAGTTCGGTTAATCCTCATACTGTTTATCCGAAACTTCAATGCCGTCTGAAAACCGATACCTGTATCATCGGTGGCGGTTTGAGTGGTTTATGCACTGCACTGCCCTTGGCGGAGCAGGGACATGAAACGGTTGTGTTGGAAGCCGCGCGTATCGGTTTCGGCGCATCGGGACGGAGTGGCGGGCAGGTTATCAGCGATTATGCCTGCGGTATGGAGGAAATTGAAAAACAGGTTGGTTTGGAGCGGGCACAATGGTTTTGGCAGCAGTCTTTACAGGCGGTTGAGCTTGTGGACGAGCGCGTACGCAAATATGCGATTGACTGTGATTGGCAACACGGTTATGCCACGGTTGCCATTCGTCCGCAACATTGGGAAGAATTGCAACAATGGCATGAGCACGCCCAAAAATATTACGGTGCAACTCATTATCAACTTTGGGATAACACTGAACTGAAGCAGCAACTCGACAGCGATATGTACCAAGGCGCACAGTTTGATCCCTTGTCCGGGCATCTTCATCCGCTCAATTACACGTTGGGTGTTGCCGCTGCCGCTGCCGAAGCCGGTACGCAGATTTTTGAGCATTCTCCCATGATACGCATCGAACCTTATCAAAACGGTTGGTTGGTTTACACTCCGGAAGGCAGTGTCGAATGTAAAAATGTGGTATATGCCGTCAATACTTATGCCGGTTTGAATCCGATATTCAAGCCTTTGGAGCGTAAGGCGATTGCCGTCAGCACCTTTATTATTGCCACCGAACCTTTGGGTGAGCGTGGGCAGGGGCTTATCCGAAACAATATGGCTGTGTGCGACAACCGCCATATTTTGGATTATTACCGCCTCAGTGCGGACGGCAGATTGCTTTTCGGCGGTAAAGACCATGAATTTATTGACGATCCTGCGCGTATGACCCAGCTTGTCCGCCAAGACATGCTGAAAGTTTTTCCGCAGCTTGCCGATGTTAGAATCGAATATTCATGGGGAGGGGAGTGTGATATTACTGCCAACCTTGTTCCACATTTCGGACGTTTGGCCGCAAATGTTTTTTATGCACAAGGTTATTCCGGGCATGGTATGGCAATAACGGGTATTGCAGGTTTGGCGGTTGCAGAAGCAATTTTAGGGGACGAATGCCGTCTGAAGCCGTTTGAGCAGTTGCGCCAGCCGAATATCATCCTGCAACCTTTTCTGAGAAAGCTCGGTTCATTTCTCGGTTCTCAATACTATCAGTGGAAAGACAGCCGTTAA
- the rho gene encoding transcription termination factor Rho translates to MHVSELQTLHISKLLELAEEHAIENANRFRKQDLVFAIVRQMMKKGESFTCSGTLEILPDGFGFLRSADTSYLAGPDDIYVSPTQIRRFNLHTGDTIEGSVRVPKDNERYFALVRLDSINGDHPEVCRHKILFENLTPLFPTKQLKLERDLKSEENLTGRAIDLISPIGKGQRALLVAPPKSGKTVMLQNIAHAITANYPEVELIVLLIDERPEEVTEMSRSVRGEVFSSTFDEPAQRHVQVAEMVLEKAKRMVEHKKDVVILLDSITRLARAYNTVVPTSGKILTGGVDANALHRPKRFFGAARNVEEGGSLTIIATALVETGSRMDDVIYEEFKGTGNMELHLDRRMAEKRLFPAININKSGTRREELLVPNDQLQRMWLLRKFLHPMDEIEATEFLNGKIKASKNNDDFFELMRGK, encoded by the coding sequence ATGCACGTCTCTGAATTACAAACCCTGCACATTTCCAAACTTTTAGAGTTGGCAGAAGAACACGCTATCGAAAATGCCAACCGTTTCCGCAAGCAAGACTTGGTTTTTGCCATCGTCCGTCAAATGATGAAAAAAGGTGAGAGTTTTACCTGCTCCGGCACACTCGAAATCCTGCCCGACGGTTTCGGTTTCCTCCGAAGTGCGGATACCTCCTATCTCGCGGGTCCTGATGACATATATGTCTCACCCACCCAAATCCGACGCTTCAACCTGCATACGGGCGACACCATCGAAGGCAGTGTGCGCGTCCCCAAAGACAACGAACGCTATTTCGCCCTGGTCAGACTGGATTCCATCAACGGCGACCACCCGGAAGTATGCCGCCATAAAATCCTGTTTGAAAACCTGACTCCTCTGTTTCCGACTAAACAGTTAAAACTGGAACGCGACTTAAAGTCCGAAGAAAACCTTACCGGACGTGCCATTGACCTGATTTCCCCCATCGGCAAAGGTCAACGCGCCCTCTTGGTTGCCCCGCCCAAAAGCGGTAAAACCGTGATGCTGCAAAATATTGCCCATGCCATTACCGCAAACTATCCTGAAGTCGAGCTCATCGTCCTCTTGATTGACGAGCGTCCCGAAGAAGTTACCGAAATGAGCCGCTCCGTCCGTGGCGAAGTATTCTCCTCCACCTTTGACGAGCCGGCTCAACGCCACGTCCAAGTTGCCGAAATGGTGCTTGAAAAAGCCAAGCGTATGGTAGAACACAAAAAAGATGTGGTCATCCTGCTTGATTCGATTACCCGCCTTGCCCGTGCCTACAACACCGTCGTACCTACCTCTGGCAAAATCCTGACCGGCGGTGTCGATGCCAACGCACTGCACCGTCCCAAACGTTTCTTCGGCGCAGCACGCAATGTTGAAGAGGGCGGTTCACTGACCATTATCGCCACAGCATTGGTTGAAACCGGCAGCCGTATGGACGATGTGATTTACGAAGAATTCAAAGGTACCGGCAATATGGAATTGCACCTCGACCGCCGCATGGCGGAAAAACGCCTCTTCCCTGCCATCAACATCAACAAATCCGGCACGCGCCGCGAAGAACTGCTTGTTCCAAACGACCAGCTGCAACGTATGTGGTTACTGCGCAAATTCCTGCACCCGATGGATGAAATCGAAGCCACCGAGTTCTTAAACGGGAAAATCAAAGCATCTAAAAATAATGATGATTTCTTTGAACTGATGCGCGGAAAATAA